From a region of the Teredinibacter turnerae genome:
- the rph gene encoding ribonuclease PH, with the protein MLRPSGRAANQLRDISITRHYTRHAEGSVLVCFGDTKVICTATVEEGVPRFLKGEGQGWVTAEYGMLPRSTGSRMGREAARGKQGGRTVEIQRLIGRSLRAAVDLTLLGEHSITIDCDVIQADGGTRTASITGACVALVDALRFMQRSKMIQTDPLRHLVASVSVGMYQGEAVLDLDYPEDSNADTDMNMVMTEQGGLIEIQGTAEQAPFTEDEFIQMFTLAKEGISELCEFQRQSLTD; encoded by the coding sequence ATGTTAAGGCCCAGTGGTCGCGCCGCGAATCAATTGCGGGATATTTCTATTACTCGTCACTACACCCGTCACGCGGAGGGTTCCGTACTTGTCTGTTTTGGTGACACCAAAGTGATTTGCACCGCAACCGTAGAAGAAGGGGTTCCCCGATTCCTGAAAGGTGAGGGGCAGGGCTGGGTTACCGCGGAATATGGGATGTTGCCACGCTCTACCGGTTCTCGCATGGGGCGGGAAGCTGCCCGCGGCAAGCAAGGGGGTCGCACGGTGGAGATCCAACGTCTTATCGGTCGTTCATTACGCGCCGCTGTGGATCTGACTCTGTTGGGCGAGCACAGTATTACGATTGATTGCGATGTTATTCAAGCGGATGGCGGCACGCGTACCGCATCGATTACCGGTGCCTGTGTTGCCCTGGTGGATGCCCTGCGTTTTATGCAGCGCTCGAAAATGATTCAGACTGATCCGCTGCGCCACCTTGTCGCATCGGTTTCGGTAGGTATGTATCAAGGCGAAGCCGTTCTGGACCTGGATTATCCAGAGGATTCAAATGCCGATACGGACATGAACATGGTAATGACTGAGCAGGGCGGTCTGATTGAAATTCAAGGGACGGCGGAACAAGCACCATTTACTGAGGATGAATTCATTCAAATGTTTACCTTGGCGAAAGAAGGCATAAGTGAATTGTGTGAATTTCAACGTCAATCGTTAACAGATTAA